ATAAAGTTCTAGAATTTTTTTTCGGTAGGCCTGGCTGTTCACCGTGGCTCGAGTTCCTAAGACGCCGATTTTTTTTGCCGAAGATTTTTCCAGTGCTCGTTCTGAACCCGGTTCAATCACATTGTAAATCGGTAGGCCGTCAAACTCGCGTTCCGTCAACTGGCTGGAGGCCGTGTTGCAGGCAATCACGATCGCCTTGACCTGTTGTTTTTCCAGAAAATGAATATTTTGTTCGGAGTACTTGCGAATCGTTGATGGCGACTTGGACCCGTAGGGTAGACGTGCGGTGTCTCCCAAATAAAGAAAATTTTCTTGAGGGAATCGCACCGCAAGTTCCTTGAGAACGGTGAGTCCACCGATCCCAGAATCAAACACACCTATGGGTCTTGTATCCGAAGAAGTCATCCCTAATTTTTTACACCGTGAGCTCGGGATTCCGCAATACCATTCGCCGACATTTCCATAAAGAGAGCTTTCTCACGTATTTCAGCAATCGTGGTCGCGTTAACGTAGCTCATTCCGGATCGGATGCCGCCCGCAACTTCCAGGACCACGTCCTTAACGTGTCCCTTGACATTGACTTGCGTGGATTCTCCTTCCGGAGCCATACCTTCGGGTACTCCACCTCTCCAAGAGTCCTGGGCCGCTCGGGAAGCCATTCCTCGATACTGTTTTTTTCCATTCTTAATTTCGCCCGGAGTTTCAATGGTCCCTGAAAGCATACTGCCCAACATCACAGAGCTGGCGCCCGCCGCGAAGGCTTTCACCATGTCGCCGGAAGTACGGATGCCGCCGTCGGCAATGACAGGAACACCATAGCTGTCGGCAACTTCAGCACACAAGGCAATCGCCGTGAGCTGAGGCACACCGCAACCGGTGATAATGCGAGTTGTACACATC
This sequence is a window from Bdellovibrio sp. ArHS. Protein-coding genes within it:
- the murI gene encoding glutamate racemase; this encodes MTSSDTRPIGVFDSGIGGLTVLKELAVRFPQENFLYLGDTARLPYGSKSPSTIRKYSEQNIHFLEKQQVKAIVIACNTASSQLTEREFDGLPIYNVIEPGSERALEKSSAKKIGVLGTRATVNSQAYRKKILELYPKAEVFDQACPLFVPLAEEGWDVDPVTNLIVFRYVSPLLNHSIDTLILGCTHYPILKNAIARVTGAAVELVDSGEAISHWLERDFTGGRLGKNNSGNERLIEIMTTDHSAHFTEVAHRILNPLTPNSFRVVDL